The following nucleotide sequence is from Hippoglossus stenolepis isolate QCI-W04-F060 chromosome 18, HSTE1.2, whole genome shotgun sequence.
tgatcAGTAGAAGTTACACAAGTGTGTctttaaaacatacatttccaaatgtacatttaaaaaagtcagGGACATCAAGCCAAATTGTAAACATTGGAGACTGTGTTATCACCCTGAAATGAATATGCTGCTTCTTTGCTTTCTCTGTATTTCTCTTGTTCATTAAATCGATcatgtggtgctgctgctcattTAGTATAAAAGGAATCGACAGTGTTGCTACATCCCTGATCTCTTGTGTTGACCGGTGGAGAAGATATTAGATCTTTTGGAGACTCTGGACCGATGGATCAACGAGACCCCTCCTGTTGATCAGCCGTCCCGCTTTGGCAATAAGGCCTACAGAACCTGGTACAGCAAACTAGACCAggttagtacacacacactcacacacattcatgcatgcAACCACATGCTCGTATGTAGAacgtgatgtgtttgtgtgtgtgtgagtaggaAGCAGAGGCCTTGGTGTCAGCATTGATCCCTGCTGACAaatgtgcagcagctccagagatAGCCGTGTATCTGAAAGAGTCTGTGGGGAACCCCACCAGGATAGACTATGGAACAGGTAACAGTGCTGTGTGTCCACCTTCTTTACAATAGTTCTACACAAAACACTCACTTTATAGTCTTCTGTTTATTATGGTTGGTAGTTTAGTGCAGTGGCTCTCAACCAAACAGGTTGTGAGATGAGTGATGAGGCGGTAAGAGAGAAACAATTAAGTTCTCctacatacatttttctgaTGTATAATATTTTGTGAGAAATTGTATAATTTGACCTCTTAATCTTAAATTTAATGAAACCACCTGAGAGTTTACAAATTAacaatatatctttaaaaatgtattgaaatttAAATTCCTAGCATTGGTGTTTTTTAACCCTTTAAACCCAACAACAGAAATGTTCCTCCAGTTTCTACTTTAGTATTTTTCTAATTGTGATTAATTTTTAAAGATCCTCAAGTACTTCATGTCTCTAAAATCTTTACTACTTCAGCAGAAAAGGTTCTGTAAGTCActtaacaataataaatgatgaaataactaGAATTGTCttttaaacaatacaaaactctaatttaataaaatttAGCTAAACACAAAATCATATTGTCCCGAAATATTTCTAAATACAGAAAcgtaaattaaatatttaataactcTCCATGACTataaacagtttttactttttgagaTAAGAAGATTTTTCTTCGCTCCTCTCCTGACGCTCTCTGGTGTCACCTCACGTTCCCgatacatttttacaacagGTAACGAAACGTAATTGCATCATCACGAGCGCAGAACCTGAGGTAGAAGACAGAGGCGTCGACATTCTGCTGCAAAAACAGTGAATGTTCATGAAAACATGTCAGTTTTTAGAGGGTTAATGTGATTTTATTCGACAAAGTATCTAAAAggtaaaactgtgaaataaacGTAGTGGAGTTAAAAGTGCGGCATGGAAAAGAGCacgtaaataaagatgtataaaatagaaatattcaAAATTCTACTcaagtacagtatgtgtttaAATTTATTACTGTCCGTCTCACACTCTCTAACCCTTAACGTTAAAATCCACACCGAACTTTGACACCCCCCCCCAATACACCGACAACACAGGAGactttgtgtttacatgtgtggagcaaaagaaaaactccaGCTGGACGTTTTATTAGGAGCATATCTGCTctgtcagctgatcaagggcAGACAATTGAAAACTGCTGAAACCGACTGTGTGAATGGATCAGTTCAACAAAATTACAAGAACCAACACATTTGTTCTAGAGCCCGACTGAATTAACTGTTGGTCCATAAAAATCtgccaatatgagcctttcacatacaaagctgtgttttgtttatcgAAAACTTTTACTCAACTGTATAAACAATGCAGTTCTAtctatttggttgtatttgtttttagtttaacGCCTTTATTTATATTCCACTTGATTCAGATCTTTTACAAATGCAGCAGACATTTAGtccaacagtgaaacaaaaatctaaatgaagaAATTGCTTCAAAACACGGATTGTGAAAGCTTTTTCGTGTTGTAATAAATTTAAAGGAATCAAACTTAATCCTCACacagatgatgctgatgtttcaagatcttttctgtttctgtttgtgtcgtCTCAGGTCATGAAGCTGCTTTTGCTGcgttcctctgctgcctctgtaaGGTCGGAGCTCTCGGAGCGGATGATCAGCTCGCTATTGTTTTTAGAGTTTTTAAcaggtgagctgctgctgatttaGTCGTCTTCAGTTGTACAACACAGCTTTCAGACATAAACTGATGtctgttcctcacatgttcctgacgtgttcctgacgtgttcctgacatgttcctgacgtgttcctgacgtgttcctgacatgttctgcaggttctgtgtaTGAGAACAAatatctgagtcagtgtctctggacatgttctggatcttctgcagcctcctagtaaaatgtgtgtaacacgccagagtgagtccatgtgaggagacagcaggacaatgtgtggaagcttcccagtgagcgagtgggcgtgttgatgaggtttctaacacgtgacggacgtgaaactggaagaacacaaacatctcaggatgaagaagaggagcataTGCatgaagacgaagacgtcaacttggaaacacgaggagattccagatcttttggtgctgagggccgactggaaacaacaacactgatctttccacagcagagtttatacgtcatgtccggcctcctgctgctctacaggctccgcccctcgcctggatgttcccacatgttcctgtttgaacgagtcggacccaacaacctgctgctgctttacgtagtgaaacgtgtgtgtgtgttttctcaggtaTCTGTCAGTGAtgaggaagctgcagaggacGTACAGAATGGAGCCAGCTGGAAGCCAAGGTGTGTGGGGACTGGATGACTTCCAGTTTCTGCCCTTCATATGGGGCAGCGCCCAGTTCATTGGTAAGTAAATATAAGAGCTGTAAGGATGACTGTATCTGAAGGGACGTATGTAGAGGAACTCAGGACAGGATGTTGGTGTTAAAACTTCCAGAACtgggaaagaaaaagataaatttaaatgaatacaATAGTTTTCACTGGCAGAGAAAAACCACACGTATGCTTGGTCAAGATGGTTTTCTCAGAGAGGAGGTACCCCTGCTCTTCGTTTTCCTCTTGGAAATAGAAATACACATGTCAGTATAGGTGATTTACATCTGAATGTCACGCATCTTAATATGAGCATGTGTTGTCAATTGTTCAAAAACACTGCAGAAGAATTTTATAGAAATGAGCTgatttaatagtttttatttccGTCGGATGACAGAACAACTGGTTTGAAAGCCGAGCTTTAATGAATAAGAACTAACTGTGAGCTGTTCTATACTGATGTCAAAAGAATAAACTGCTGTAGAACTGAACATCCTGTGCTGTGGTCGAAGGTTTGAGACATAAACATACAAACCTCTGCTTCTCATATAATGACAAGGTGACAGTGGCACCTGGTGGTGAACATGTGCGCTTACTTCCATGCAGATCACCCGACAGTGGAGCCCCGTCACTTCATCGACGAGAGGGTGGTGAACGAGCATCAGCAAGAATATATGTTTCTGGACTGTATCAAGTTCATTAACGAGGTGAGACATTGAAACACACGACACATGTTAGATTTATATAACACGTTATATATCTTAGTGTTTGTACAAACATTCGCTAGAATCTGCTCCATGTG
It contains:
- the LOC118125581 gene encoding serine/threonine-protein phosphatase 2A activator; translated protein: MAETEQQKGSIAEDEAPEVAFMVPKKEISVVPDMSKWKRSQAYADYMGFVLSLNEGVKGKKLTSEYTVSEVSMKILDLLETLDRWINETPPVDQPSRFGNKAYRTWYSKLDQEAEALVSALIPADKCAAAPEIAVYLKESVGNPTRIDYGTGHEAAFAAFLCCLCKVGALGADDQLAIVFRVFNRYLSVMRKLQRTYRMEPAGSQGVWGLDDFQFLPFIWGSAQFIDHPTVEPRHFIDERVVNEHQQEYMFLDCIKFINEMKTGPFAEHSNQLWNISAVPTWSKVNQGLIRMYKAECLEKFPVIQHFKFGTLLSIQPVNP